One stretch of Balneola sp. MJW-20 DNA includes these proteins:
- a CDS encoding histidine phosphatase family protein codes for MHKFFLFLFIVFIPFSVVNAQCLPDENSVCYYLMRHAEKLNDGTADPSLSPDGLKRSIHLSEILLDKGITAIYSTPFNRTKETVMPLAREIGVDIEEYDFRKLNDHIEKWYESHKGQSIVIVGHSNTTPFLVNLVMGSDTLKQLNENAYGDLFILKSQSPGKAELSVSDF; via the coding sequence ATGCATAAGTTTTTTCTTTTTCTCTTTATAGTTTTCATCCCTTTTTCAGTAGTAAATGCTCAATGCCTTCCGGATGAGAACTCTGTATGTTACTATTTGATGAGGCATGCAGAAAAATTGAATGATGGGACTGCTGATCCCTCACTGAGTCCAGACGGTTTGAAAAGAAGTATCCATTTGAGCGAAATTCTTCTGGATAAAGGTATCACTGCGATCTACAGTACACCTTTCAATAGAACAAAAGAAACAGTTATGCCCTTAGCTCGGGAGATCGGGGTAGACATTGAAGAATATGATTTTAGAAAACTAAATGACCACATTGAAAAATGGTATGAATCTCACAAGGGACAAAGCATTGTGATCGTTGGTCATTCCAATACTACACCATTTCTGGTAAACCTTGTTATGGGCTCTGACACGTTGAAACAGTTAAATGAAAATGCTTATGGGGATCTGTTTATACTAAAGTCTCAATCTCCCGGGAAAGCAGAATTGTCTGTTTCAGATTTTTGA
- a CDS encoding adenine phosphoribosyltransferase, with protein sequence MEKVEQSIKEFISETIRTIPDFPKKGIMFKDITTLLNDRRALVLTSYMLSQPYIDYKVDHIVGLESRGFLFGTNLAQDLNAGFIPIRKPGKLPHDVLKQNYELEYGTDSVEVHVDAFKKGDRIIIHDDLIATGGTAAAATELVERLGGVVVGYSFVMELRALKGKEKLKKDVPFETIVEI encoded by the coding sequence ATGGAAAAGGTAGAACAAAGTATTAAAGAATTCATCTCAGAAACTATTCGAACGATCCCTGATTTTCCAAAAAAGGGCATCATGTTTAAAGATATCACCACATTACTTAATGACCGAAGAGCACTTGTCCTGACATCTTATATGTTATCTCAACCATATATTGATTACAAGGTCGATCATATTGTAGGTCTGGAGTCCAGAGGCTTTTTGTTTGGTACAAACCTTGCTCAGGATCTGAATGCTGGTTTCATTCCCATACGAAAGCCTGGTAAACTTCCTCACGATGTTCTTAAACAAAATTATGAATTGGAATATGGTACAGATAGTGTAGAGGTGCATGTGGACGCATTTAAAAAAGGAGATAGAATAATCATTCATGATGATCTTATCGCAACAGGGGGTACAGCAGCTGCCGCAACTGAACTGGTGGAAAGATTGGGTGGAGTTGTAGTAGGATACTCTTTCGTTATGGAATTAAGAGCACTCAAGGGGAAAGAAAAACTAAAAAAGGATGTTCCATTTGAAACAATAGTCGAGATTTAA
- the tadA gene encoding tRNA adenosine(34) deaminase TadA, with amino-acid sequence MEQPLWQIHQKYMARALMLAEQAFDEGEIPVGAIIVKDDRIIGKGYNQTERLNDPTAHAEMIAISAACETLEQKYLSECTLYVTLEPCPMCAGAGVWSKLSRIVYGASDARSGACGSVLDITSEKSLNHQVEIIQGVMEADCAYFLKEFFKNKR; translated from the coding sequence ATGGAGCAACCTCTCTGGCAAATTCATCAAAAATATATGGCAAGAGCCTTAATGCTGGCTGAACAGGCCTTTGATGAAGGTGAGATCCCGGTCGGAGCCATCATCGTCAAAGACGACAGGATCATAGGAAAAGGATACAATCAGACCGAAAGACTTAATGATCCTACTGCCCATGCAGAAATGATTGCAATATCTGCAGCGTGTGAGACTTTAGAGCAGAAATATTTAAGTGAATGTACACTGTATGTGACACTGGAACCATGTCCGATGTGTGCAGGAGCCGGAGTATGGTCCAAGTTAAGCAGAATAGTCTATGGTGCTTCAGATGCCCGTTCAGGCGCCTGCGGGTCTGTACTGGACATTACTTCTGAAAAAAGCCTGAATCACCAGGTAGAAATAATTCAGGGAGTTATGGAAGCAGATTGCGCCTATTTTCTGAAAGAATTTTTCAAAAACAAGAGATAG
- a CDS encoding lysophospholipid acyltransferase family protein, which produces MRWITAVIKLFSFLIGTLILYSMIMFCVIFSFTGINYQSCRSYLLNVWGKLSCFILGISVITEGEIPKPPFFLISNHLSYIDVFVLFAIVRGIFVAKSDVKDWPLVGIIVSTVGLLFINRQKRSDVTRVNDQISKNINESQGIIVFPEGTTSPGHRILPLKTSLLQYPVDAGIPVHYCTIRYETNENDNHAYNSVCWWGDISFINHFLKFLKNRRTYAYVRIGFVDSDVSDRKSLAEKIKTEMNVHFSPTIDPDWFEENHEFKPVI; this is translated from the coding sequence ATGAGATGGATCACTGCCGTTATAAAACTGTTCTCTTTTCTTATCGGTACATTGATACTCTATTCGATGATCATGTTTTGCGTGATTTTTTCGTTTACAGGCATAAATTATCAAAGTTGCAGATCTTATCTGTTAAATGTGTGGGGAAAGCTTAGCTGTTTCATATTAGGGATATCAGTAATTACTGAAGGCGAAATTCCAAAACCGCCATTCTTTTTAATATCCAATCATCTTAGCTATATCGATGTATTTGTGTTGTTTGCCATTGTAAGAGGTATCTTTGTTGCAAAGTCTGATGTGAAAGACTGGCCATTGGTAGGAATCATTGTGAGTACCGTTGGACTATTGTTCATTAATCGCCAGAAAAGAAGTGATGTAACCAGAGTAAATGATCAGATAAGTAAAAATATTAATGAATCACAGGGGATCATTGTTTTTCCGGAGGGGACCACTTCACCGGGACACCGGATATTACCCTTAAAAACATCATTACTGCAATATCCTGTTGATGCAGGAATCCCGGTACACTATTGCACTATTCGATATGAGACCAATGAAAATGATAATCATGCCTATAATTCTGTTTGTTGGTGGGGTGACATATCATTTATTAATCATTTTTTGAAATTCCTGAAAAACCGACGAACCTATGCATATGTAAGAATAGGTTTCGTAGATTCTGATGTTTCTGACCGAAAGAGTCTTGCAGAAAAAATTAAAACTGAAATGAATGTTCACTTTTCGCCTACTATAGATCCGGATTGGTTTGAAGAAAATCATGAGTTCAAACCTGTAATTTAG
- a CDS encoding alpha/beta fold hydrolase: protein MLYHKTHIKSHNHEWVVFIHGAGGSSSIWFKQLRDFKKQFNVLLIDLRGHGKSKDLLQKYYEESYSFEFISNDILEVMDHLEIHKAHFVGVSLGTIIIRTIGDIAPHRLHSAIMCGAITRLNVRSRFLVAVGHLFKRVVPYMWLYRLFAWIIMPRKHHEKSRNLFIREAKKLYQKEFLKWFKLTNEVNPLLKYFHEKELQVPTLYVMGSQDYMFLPPVRSIVEKHQMSELQVIENCGHVCNVERPHVFNRLSIAYLKKV, encoded by the coding sequence ATGCTGTATCATAAGACACATATTAAATCACACAATCATGAATGGGTAGTATTTATTCATGGAGCCGGAGGAAGTTCATCAATCTGGTTTAAGCAATTGCGTGATTTTAAAAAACAATTCAATGTTCTTCTGATCGATCTTCGTGGTCATGGTAAATCGAAGGACCTCCTTCAGAAATACTATGAAGAGAGTTATTCCTTCGAATTTATTTCAAATGATATCCTGGAAGTCATGGATCATCTCGAAATCCACAAAGCGCACTTTGTTGGAGTTTCACTCGGAACGATCATAATCAGAACCATTGGTGATATAGCCCCTCATCGTTTACATTCAGCCATTATGTGCGGTGCAATTACGAGACTGAATGTCCGTTCCCGCTTTCTGGTTGCCGTAGGGCATTTATTTAAAAGAGTAGTACCTTACATGTGGCTATATCGTTTATTTGCATGGATCATTATGCCGCGCAAGCACCACGAGAAATCCCGAAACCTTTTTATTCGGGAAGCAAAAAAACTATATCAGAAAGAGTTTCTTAAGTGGTTTAAACTGACCAACGAAGTTAATCCTTTGCTTAAATACTTTCATGAAAAGGAGTTACAGGTTCCCACTCTATATGTTATGGGATCTCAGGATTATATGTTTCTCCCTCCGGTTCGATCGATCGTAGAGAAACATCAGATGTCAGAATTACAGGTAATTGAAAATTGTGGTCACGTATGCAATGTTGAGAGACCCCATGTATTTAACCGATTATCGATAGCATACCTGAAGAAGGTATAG
- a CDS encoding PilN domain-containing protein → MARGKIYTGITLEDDLLKIARIRVNGKKVTLVNLDQVRLVEKLQRAEVKAEVNEQVFDDMDMDMDLDIDDAIDETIFGIDDALDEGTSEDIDDLGVDLGLESPDDDLDLDLDFENLEEDEDMADMDMADEADVPSSNELLLYNVLSAIDPKRVDLGLGIPSGNTIYQILRDVDFNDTKSKDLQVIIEDRLEAFHGVVKSEDFYSYSIREDGSMLLASLDDEPSLIGLVNRTQDLYSGKAFISDVVPEEMVVLGLINTNYDLSPDSITGVIQFGVDQSRVLFLKGNNLWIVSPIISEGVNSKKVLNTIFSKILFQLDTGEVPNLDKIIICNNSIGDAAIEFFEDRFTDVDVSEFRFSDDLFDTEITSERSIAAYTTTIGAAWSASAVNKKEFPGISFIPKYVKDKQKIFKLQWHGFMLLLLIFLTPFAFNYFYTANVSEINSLENEIRSLNQQITELEPTVQEYNRISAEMTSIQGNLALLDTLSKGTLKWSKNLDLLNNGSDQINNIWITSISSDEEGIIELTGIATSRERIAELADLFENSTLTDVSAEEIREREVYNFRYLIRRVFEDENEYNPESTQGIQDVMGN, encoded by the coding sequence ATGGCCAGAGGTAAGATATATACCGGTATAACACTAGAAGACGACCTCTTAAAGATTGCTCGGATCCGTGTAAATGGTAAGAAAGTCACACTAGTAAACCTAGACCAGGTGCGACTTGTAGAAAAATTGCAAAGGGCGGAAGTCAAAGCGGAGGTGAATGAGCAGGTATTTGATGACATGGATATGGACATGGATTTGGATATAGATGATGCAATTGATGAAACGATCTTTGGAATTGATGATGCTTTAGATGAAGGTACCTCTGAAGATATTGATGATCTGGGGGTAGACCTTGGTTTGGAATCTCCGGATGATGATCTGGATCTTGATCTGGACTTTGAGAATCTGGAAGAAGATGAAGACATGGCTGACATGGATATGGCTGATGAAGCAGATGTCCCATCTTCAAATGAGCTTTTGTTATATAACGTGCTCTCAGCTATTGATCCAAAAAGAGTAGATCTGGGATTAGGAATTCCCTCCGGTAATACTATATATCAGATACTGAGAGATGTTGACTTCAATGACACTAAGAGTAAAGATCTTCAGGTTATAATTGAAGACAGATTAGAAGCTTTTCATGGGGTCGTTAAAAGTGAAGACTTTTATTCTTATTCCATCAGAGAAGATGGAAGTATGCTTCTGGCTTCATTAGATGACGAACCAAGCCTCATAGGTCTTGTCAACCGCACTCAGGATCTGTATTCAGGAAAGGCATTCATCAGTGATGTAGTTCCGGAAGAAATGGTAGTGCTGGGGCTTATTAATACTAATTATGATCTTTCCCCGGATTCCATTACTGGTGTAATTCAATTTGGCGTAGACCAGAGCCGGGTTCTCTTTCTGAAAGGCAACAATCTATGGATTGTATCGCCGATTATATCTGAAGGAGTTAATTCAAAAAAGGTTCTGAACACTATATTTTCAAAAATACTCTTTCAGCTTGACACCGGTGAAGTACCTAACCTTGATAAGATCATTATTTGTAATAACTCTATTGGTGATGCTGCCATAGAGTTTTTTGAGGATCGGTTCACTGATGTAGATGTCTCTGAGTTTAGGTTCTCTGATGATTTGTTTGACACAGAGATCACAAGTGAGAGATCAATTGCGGCTTATACTACAACTATAGGAGCTGCATGGAGTGCTTCTGCAGTTAATAAGAAGGAATTTCCGGGAATCAGTTTTATTCCAAAGTATGTTAAAGACAAACAAAAAATCTTTAAGCTGCAATGGCACGGCTTTATGTTGTTATTGCTTATCTTCTTAACACCCTTCGCATTTAATTACTTTTATACAGCCAACGTATCTGAAATTAATTCGCTTGAAAACGAAATCCGAAGCCTGAATCAGCAAATAACTGAACTGGAACCAACGGTACAGGAATATAACAGGATCAGTGCTGAAATGACTTCTATTCAAGGTAATCTTGCTCTATTAGATACATTAAGTAAAGGTACCCTGAAGTGGTCGAAAAACCTGGATTTACTTAATAATGGATCTGATCAGATCAATAACATTTGGATCACCTCGATTTCATCTGACGAAGAGGGGATTATCGAACTAACAGGTATCGCTACCAGCCGCGAAAGAATTGCTGAACTAGCTGATCTTTTTGAAAATTCTACGCTAACGGATGTATCTGCAGAAGAGATCAGAGAACGAGAAGTATATAATTTTCGATACCTTATAAGGAGAGTATTCGAGGATGAAAACGAATACAATCCCGAAAGTACGCAGGGTATTCAAGATGTAATGGGGAACTAA
- a CDS encoding type IV pilus twitching motility protein PilT: MQAALKDLDISALTDPILNNLPRSARGIDLHIQLGKIIEDLPEDNREELTSFLESFLHKMLQNEASDIDLGGPGCGGKVWYRVFGDKKPLKLTHPFELNQSNVLLHSILLPSQREQLIKNRNLDFSYSLDLQNGSRQRFRANMYFDLEHLALNMRRIDNEIRPFKGLGVHTEVAKALSLKYYKYGLTLITGITGSGKSSTLDTIIDANNRTVDSHIVIVASPVELIHDPIRSVVRHREVGRDVVSFKQGAIQALRQDPDIIVIGELRDPETIMTTLEITDSGHKTFGTLHTSSAMESIERILGEVPTEEQNRVRTRLADVLTCVISQKLVPSLDGKRVLAKEVLMVNGSVRAAIRNNNIPEIYQMLMEGSDKGMLTMEQDLKRLYNDGKISKESALNYANNKSKIIQLLSEVNY; this comes from the coding sequence ATGCAGGCGGCTCTCAAAGACCTCGATATATCTGCACTTACTGACCCGATATTAAACAACCTTCCAAGGTCTGCGAGAGGTATTGATCTTCATATTCAGCTGGGAAAAATCATTGAAGATCTTCCTGAAGATAATCGTGAAGAATTAACCTCATTTCTTGAGTCATTTCTTCACAAAATGCTTCAAAATGAAGCCTCAGATATTGATCTTGGTGGACCAGGGTGTGGGGGCAAAGTCTGGTACAGGGTTTTTGGAGATAAAAAACCCCTTAAATTGACTCATCCCTTCGAGCTGAATCAGAGTAATGTTCTTCTTCATAGTATACTCTTACCCAGTCAGAGAGAACAACTCATTAAGAATCGAAATCTGGATTTTTCATACTCCCTGGATCTCCAAAATGGTTCTCGTCAAAGATTCAGGGCAAACATGTATTTCGACCTGGAACACCTCGCACTAAACATGCGGCGAATTGATAATGAGATAAGACCATTTAAGGGACTCGGGGTTCATACGGAAGTAGCTAAGGCATTGAGTCTTAAATATTATAAATACGGTTTGACTCTTATTACCGGTATCACCGGGTCTGGTAAATCTTCTACATTGGATACTATCATTGATGCCAATAACCGTACCGTTGACTCACATATCGTAATCGTTGCTTCACCGGTTGAATTAATTCATGATCCTATCCGATCGGTAGTAAGACATCGTGAAGTAGGCAGAGATGTTGTATCATTCAAACAGGGTGCAATTCAGGCTCTGCGTCAGGATCCTGACATTATTGTAATTGGTGAGCTTAGAGATCCTGAAACGATCATGACCACGCTTGAAATTACTGATTCCGGACATAAAACTTTTGGAACATTGCACACCTCTTCAGCTATGGAAAGTATTGAGAGGATTCTGGGTGAGGTTCCAACAGAAGAACAAAACAGAGTCCGTACCCGATTAGCTGATGTTCTTACTTGTGTTATTTCTCAAAAACTTGTTCCTTCCTTAGATGGAAAACGGGTTCTAGCAAAAGAGGTTCTAATGGTCAATGGTTCGGTCAGGGCTGCCATTCGAAATAACAATATCCCAGAAATTTATCAGATGCTGATGGAAGGCAGTGATAAAGGTATGCTTACGATGGAGCAGGATCTTAAAAGATTATATAATGATGGTAAGATCTCCAAGGAAAGTGCACTTAATTACGCCAATAACAAGTCCAAGATCATTCAACTACTCAGCGAGGTTAATTACTAG
- a CDS encoding Crp/Fnr family transcriptional regulator has product MNDHSSNNISDQMPDYVKKFLKEPPLLLKNFHYEDVLEFLQLGKIERFIADEIILNESEYVNSAYLVADGKVSIWKDNIQLATLSEGNFLGEAFLFSKNNRMAKVTADGDCALLRYERYEVLSFFRKKPEKLFNIFTKNIIEIQQRKISNMNVQLLNLKKRLLNDTNW; this is encoded by the coding sequence ATGAATGATCATTCAAGTAATAATATCAGTGATCAGATGCCGGATTACGTAAAGAAATTTTTAAAAGAGCCACCCTTATTATTGAAAAACTTTCATTATGAGGATGTTCTGGAGTTTTTGCAGTTAGGAAAGATCGAAAGATTTATTGCTGATGAAATTATTTTGAATGAATCAGAGTATGTGAATTCGGCTTATTTGGTTGCTGATGGTAAAGTTTCTATCTGGAAAGACAACATTCAGCTTGCAACCTTAAGCGAAGGAAACTTTCTGGGAGAAGCATTTTTATTTAGTAAAAACAACCGAATGGCTAAGGTAACTGCAGATGGAGACTGTGCTTTATTGAGATATGAACGATATGAAGTGCTAAGTTTCTTCAGAAAAAAACCAGAAAAATTGTTCAATATTTTCACAAAAAATATCATCGAAATTCAGCAGCGAAAGATTAGTAACATGAACGTTCAGTTACTAAACTTGAAAAAAAGGCTTTTAAACGATACAAACTGGTAG